From the Heptranchias perlo isolate sHepPer1 chromosome 26, sHepPer1.hap1, whole genome shotgun sequence genome, one window contains:
- the LOC137342784 gene encoding uncharacterized protein, translated as MAKHSGSEQQHRRRWTWTRSPSRSRSRRSQSCSIPNPSPKHNPKHNPTLKHNPKHNPILKHNPKHNPILKHNPKHNPIPKHNPKHNPTLKHNPKHNPILKHNPKHNPTLKHNPKHNPTLKHNPKHNPTLKHNPKHNPTLKHNPKHNPTLKHNPTLKHNPKHNPTLKHNPKHNPTLKHNPKHNPTLKHNPKHNPTLKHNPKHNPTLKHNPKHNPILKHNPKHNPILKHNPKHNPILKHNPKHNPTLKHNPKHNPSPKHNPKHNPTLKHNPKHNPILKHNPKHNPSPKHNPKHNPSPKHNPKHNPTLKHNPKHNPILKHNPKHNPILKHNPKHNPTLKHNPKHNPSPKHNPKHNPTLKHNPKHNPILKHNPKHNPSPKHNPKHNPSPKHNPKHNPTLKHNPKHNPTLKHNPKHNPILKHNPKHNPSPKHNPKHNPILKHNPKHNPSLKHNPSLKHNPTLKHNPKHNPIPKHNPKHNPTLKHNPTLKHNPILKHNPKHNPILKHNPKHNPILKHNPKHNPILKHNPKHNPSPKHNPKHNPSPKHNPKHNSTLKHNPIPKHNPIPKHNPIPKHNPKHNPIPKHNPIAKHNLKHNPIPSPKRNPIPNPSPIPKHNPKPNPSPKHNPNHFV; from the coding sequence ATGGCCAAACACTCGGGATCGGAACAGCAGCACAGGCGGCGCTGGACATGGACCCGATCCCCATCCCGATCCCGATCCCGGCGGAGCCAGAGCTGCTCGATTCCCAACCCCAGCCCCAAACACAACCCAAAACACAACCCCACCCTCAAACACAACCCAAAACACAACCCCATCCTCAAACACAACCCAAAACACAACCCCATCCTCAAACACAACCCAAAACACAACCCCATCCCCAAACACAACCCAAAACACAACCCCACCCTCAAACACAACCCAAAACACAACCCCATCCTCAAACACAACCCAAAACACAACCCCACCCTCAAACACAACCCAAAACACAACCCCACCCTCAAACACAACCCAAAACACAACCCCACCCTCAAACACAACCCAAAACACAACCCCACCCTCAAACACAACCCAAAACACAACCCCACCCTCAAACACAACCCCACCCTCAAACACAACCCAAAACACAACCCCACCCTCAAACACAACCCAAAACACAACCCCACCCTCAAACACAACCCAAAACACAACCCCACCCTCAAACACAACCCAAAACACAACCCCACCCTCAAACACAACCCAAAACACAACCCCACCCTCAAACACAACCCAAAACACAACCCCATCCTCAAACACAACCCAAAACACAACCCCATCCTCAAACACAACCCAAAACACAACCCCATCCTCAAACACAACCCAAAACACAACCCCACCCTCAAACACAACCCAAAACACAACCCCAGCCCCAAACACAACCCAAAACACAACCCCACCCTCAAACACAACCCAAAACACAACCCCATCCTCAAACACAACCCAAAACACAACCCCAGCCCCAAACACAACCCAAAACACAACCCCAGCCCCAAACACAACCCAAAACACAACCCCACCCTCAAACACAACCCAAAACACAACCCCATCCTCAAACACAACCCAAAACACAACCCCATCCTCAAACACAACCCAAAACACAACCCCACCCTCAAACACAACCCAAAACACAACCCCAGCCCCAAACACAACCCAAAACACAACCCCACCCTCAAACACAACCCAAAACACAACCCCATCCTCAAACACAACCCAAAACACAACCCCAGCCCCAAACACAACCCAAAACACAACCCCAGCCCCAAACACAACCCAAAACACAACCCCACCCTCAAACACAACCCAAAACACAACCCCACCCTCAAACACAACCCAAAACACAACCCCATCCTCAAACACAACCCAAAACACAACCCCAGCCCCAAACACAACCCAAAACACAACCCCATCCTCAAACACAACCCAAAACACAACCCCAGCCTCAAACACAACCCCAGCCTCAAACACAACCCCACCCTCAAACACAACCCCAAACACAACCCCATCCCCAAACACAAccccaaacacaaccccacccTCAAACACAACCCCACCCTCAAACACAACCCCATCCTCAAACACAACCCAAAACACAACCCCATCCTCAAACACAACCCAAAACACAACCCCATCCTCAAACACAACCCAAAACACAACCCCATCCTCAAACACAACCCAAAACACAACCCCAGCCCCAAACACAACCCAAAACACAACCCCAGCCCCAAACACAACCCAAAACACAACTCCACCCTCAAACACAACCCCATCCCCAAACACAACCCCATCCCCAAACACAACCCCATCCCCAAACACAACCCAAAACACAACCCCATCCCCAAACACAACCCCATCGCCAAACACAACCTCAAACACAACCCCATCCCCAGCCCCAAACGCaaccccatccccaaccccagTCCCATCCCCAAACACAATCCTAAGCCCAACCCCAGCCCCAAACATAACCCCAATCACTTTGTCTAA